In Vidua chalybeata isolate OUT-0048 chromosome 9, bVidCha1 merged haplotype, whole genome shotgun sequence, a genomic segment contains:
- the REG4 gene encoding regenerating islet-derived protein 4 codes for MAAAGRLALLLLGCVGLLGPVDGRYINYCPDGWSYYKLSCFKYFPEPRSWDEAESRCQDVKKGAHLAWVEDAHEASTLQRTISYHQRVQPVWIGLQKSKERQAWQWMSGKDYSAASEMPGNGARGGSCAMLTHHSGFSVWSSADCSRRHHYICKFYPLH; via the exons ATGGCGGCTGCGGGCAGACTTGcccttctgctgctgggctgcgTGGGGCTCCTGGGGCCAGTCG ACGGCAGGTACATAAACTACTGCCCCGACGGCTGGTCCTACTACAAGCTCAGCTGCTTCAAATACTTCCCCGAGCCCCGGAGCTGGGACGAGGCTGAG AGTCGGTGCCAGGACGTCAAGAAAGGCGCCCACCTGGCCTGGGTGGAGGACGCCCACGAGGCATCCACCCTGCAGAGAACCATCTCCTACCACCAGCGTGTGCAGCCCGTCTGGATTGGACTCCAAAAGAGTAAAGAG AGACAGGCCTGGCAGTGGATGAGTGGGAAGGACTACAGTGCCGCCAGTGAGATGCCTGGGAACGGTGCCCGCGGGGGGAGCTGCGCCATGCTGACCCATCACAGCG GCTTCTCTGTGTGGTCCAGTGCCGACTGCTCCCGGAGGCATCACTACATCTGCAAGTTCTACCCCTtgcactga